From one Sulfurimonas sp. HSL-3221 genomic stretch:
- a CDS encoding ATP-binding protein: MIGNDSGSHRAQIGEVGLAHNGILFFDELPHFSKQVLEALREPLEDRRIRISRVHSKVEYPTDFLFVSAMNPCPCGNLLNDALECRCSDLEIRRYRSRLSDPFLDRIDLYVQMQPVRAEDSASLTSEAMHETVLRVHSLQRSRGQQALNGRLDDAGIDTYCRLDGESDTLLSQAVQRFALSFRAIKKLQRVARTIADIEGSPEIAAVHLLEALSYRRRT, encoded by the coding sequence ATAATTGGAAATGACAGCGGCAGCCACCGGGCCCAAATCGGCGAGGTGGGGCTGGCCCATAACGGCATCCTTTTCTTTGATGAGCTCCCCCACTTCTCCAAACAGGTGCTCGAAGCCCTGCGCGAGCCCCTGGAGGACAGACGCATCCGCATCTCGCGCGTCCACTCGAAGGTGGAGTACCCGACGGACTTCCTCTTCGTGTCGGCGATGAACCCCTGTCCCTGCGGCAACCTGCTGAACGACGCGCTGGAGTGCCGCTGCAGCGATCTGGAGATCCGGCGCTACCGCTCCAGACTCTCCGACCCTTTCCTCGACCGCATCGACCTCTATGTGCAGATGCAGCCCGTCCGGGCCGAGGACAGCGCTTCGCTCACCTCGGAAGCGATGCACGAGACGGTGCTGCGTGTCCATTCCCTGCAACGCTCGCGCGGGCAGCAGGCGCTCAACGGTCGCCTCGACGACGCCGGCATCGACACCTACTGCCGCCTGGACGGTGAAAGCGACACCCTGCTCTCCCAGGCCGTGCAGCGCTTCGCACTCTCCTTCCGCGCCATCAAAAAGCTACAGAGAGTCGCCCGTACCATCGCCGACATCGAAGGGAGTCCCGAGATCGCCGCGGTTCATCTCCTGGAGGCCCTCAGTTACCGCAGACGAACCTGA
- a CDS encoding heteromeric transposase endonuclease subunit TnsA codes for MQLLGSGKMKISLKNRKIGYTYGSISGYYAFRKEKSIAFESTLERDLLVVLEFYDLVLDVIEQPVTLEYFGADGNCVQYTPDFLVHFKLSSQGNARKPYPKPMLIEVKPSKKLKSDFSTLRPKFKLATKYALENGYVFKIFDEKKIRGQAFKNISFLARYKNYEYDPDERHRIISNLMILGEVTIENLLASLYVTDSERGIGLGHVWHLIANKHVVCDIGLPLGKHTVVWAKEEENNCLGAHYAF; via the coding sequence ATGCAACTTCTTGGAAGTGGAAAAATGAAGATTTCATTGAAAAATAGAAAAATCGGATACACCTATGGAAGCATTTCCGGCTATTATGCATTTAGGAAAGAGAAGAGCATAGCGTTTGAGTCGACGCTTGAAAGAGATTTACTTGTTGTACTGGAGTTCTATGATCTGGTACTGGATGTTATAGAGCAACCGGTGACACTAGAGTACTTTGGTGCTGATGGCAACTGCGTGCAATATACGCCGGACTTTCTCGTGCATTTCAAACTTTCTTCCCAAGGCAATGCACGAAAGCCTTATCCAAAGCCAATGCTTATTGAAGTTAAACCATCTAAAAAGCTCAAATCTGACTTCTCCACGCTCCGCCCAAAATTCAAGCTTGCCACAAAATACGCTTTAGAGAATGGATATGTGTTCAAAATCTTCGATGAAAAGAAAATCCGTGGGCAGGCCTTCAAAAACATTAGTTTCTTAGCAAGGTACAAAAACTACGAGTATGATCCTGATGAGCGACATCGCATCATTTCAAATTTAATGATTTTGGGGGAAGTGACTATAGAGAATTTACTCGCATCACTCTACGTCACTGATAGCGAACGGGGTATAGGACTCGGGCATGTATGGCATTTGATCGCGAACAAACACGTAGTATGCGATATAGGGTTGCCTTTGGGCAAGCATACAGTGGTCTGGGCGAAAGAAGAAGAGAATAACTGTTTGGGAGCTCACTATGCATTCTGA
- a CDS encoding helix-turn-helix domain-containing protein: MHSETEAHKLDRRLVKVEKDGYVQYQGEVYKVSLIIDPHEIVGINTKTGSATRLLARDLKPIEFSESSGYEIIDRDMLDISDETWEKVERRYEGIKPILNGASKVEIEQHAEQMNVHYTTLYRWYKEYRESGTILGLAPRKKGPKPGKSGINSRAEAIIQEMIQKFYLTKQRPNVSSIIHKVFNQCKQENVTPPGKNTIRNRIAGISEYERLKKQGNASIARDKFEPKPGSFNAEYPLQIVQIDHTRADVILVDDETRAPIDRPWLTVMIDLYSRMVVGFHLSLEAPSVTSDALCIANAVLPKDQILLEHGIEEEWDVWGFPQTIHSDNGADFRSESLKRSCLVYGMNYMFRSPGVPSLGGHVERMIKTIMDETHNIPGTTFSNIFERKTYDSEGNAMMTFSEYEKWLLLFLTKIYHKRQHQTLGVSPEAKWREGIFGSALHEGVGYPPKPSDPQTVLLDFLPMVMRTIQRNGVNIDGLNYYDQSLRPFINQIDLQTGKKKQFIFKRDIRDISFVWFYEEVNQVYYKVRLADMTIPRMSLWELKEIRKRLKNAGTQAITPYKLAEAYEELHEHIESSSQKSKKARRQLQKIKNQEHSKQKDPKPIVKTEEPAKAGDESLWDDDDLPVFD, encoded by the coding sequence ATGCATTCTGAGACGGAAGCACATAAACTCGACAGACGCCTTGTAAAAGTTGAAAAAGATGGCTATGTCCAATACCAAGGCGAAGTATATAAAGTGTCACTGATTATCGACCCACACGAGATTGTTGGGATAAATACCAAGACCGGAAGTGCAACAAGGTTATTGGCTAGGGACTTAAAACCAATAGAGTTTAGTGAATCAAGCGGCTATGAGATTATCGACAGGGATATGTTGGATATTTCTGATGAGACTTGGGAAAAAGTAGAGCGCCGATATGAAGGTATCAAACCAATATTGAATGGAGCTTCCAAGGTTGAAATCGAACAACATGCAGAGCAGATGAATGTCCACTATACCACCTTGTATCGATGGTATAAAGAATACAGGGAGAGCGGGACAATTTTAGGTCTTGCACCACGGAAGAAAGGCCCAAAGCCTGGTAAGTCAGGAATCAACAGCCGGGCTGAAGCAATTATCCAGGAAATGATCCAAAAATTCTATTTGACTAAACAACGACCAAACGTATCGTCCATCATCCATAAAGTATTTAATCAGTGCAAGCAGGAGAATGTCACCCCACCCGGCAAGAATACGATTAGAAATAGGATTGCCGGTATTTCAGAATATGAACGACTAAAAAAACAGGGAAATGCGTCGATCGCAAGGGATAAGTTTGAGCCAAAACCTGGGAGCTTTAACGCTGAATACCCGCTGCAGATTGTACAGATTGACCATACCCGTGCCGATGTCATCCTTGTCGATGACGAGACGAGGGCACCTATCGATCGACCATGGCTCACCGTAATGATTGACCTGTATAGTCGAATGGTTGTGGGATTCCATCTGTCCCTAGAAGCCCCCAGTGTTACATCGGATGCATTGTGTATTGCAAACGCAGTGCTTCCAAAAGATCAAATCCTACTTGAACATGGCATTGAGGAGGAGTGGGATGTCTGGGGGTTCCCGCAAACTATTCATTCCGATAATGGTGCAGATTTCAGATCAGAGAGCCTGAAGAGGAGTTGTCTTGTATATGGAATGAATTATATGTTTAGGTCGCCAGGCGTTCCCAGCCTAGGTGGGCATGTCGAAAGAATGATTAAAACAATCATGGATGAAACGCACAATATCCCCGGTACGACGTTTTCAAATATCTTTGAACGCAAGACATATGATTCCGAAGGCAATGCGATGATGACTTTTTCGGAGTACGAAAAGTGGCTATTGCTCTTCCTTACCAAAATATACCATAAGCGTCAGCATCAAACTTTGGGAGTGTCTCCAGAGGCGAAATGGAGAGAGGGCATATTTGGCAGCGCCTTGCATGAAGGCGTGGGGTATCCCCCAAAACCATCCGATCCGCAGACTGTTTTGCTTGACTTCCTGCCAATGGTTATGCGCACCATCCAGCGCAACGGTGTAAATATCGACGGACTGAACTATTATGACCAGTCTCTACGCCCATTCATCAACCAGATTGATCTGCAAACAGGAAAAAAGAAGCAATTCATTTTTAAAAGAGACATTCGCGATATCAGCTTTGTGTGGTTTTATGAGGAAGTGAACCAAGTTTATTACAAAGTGCGTTTGGCTGACATGACCATTCCAAGGATGAGTCTATGGGAGTTGAAAGAAATCAGAAAGAGACTGAAGAATGCAGGTACGCAAGCCATTACGCCGTACAAACTAGCAGAGGCATATGAGGAACTGCATGAACACATCGAAAGTTCTTCACAAAAATCAAAAAAAGCGAGACGGCAGCTTCAGAAAATAAAGAATCAGGAGCATTCTAAGCAGAAAGATCCAAAGCCGATTGTTAAGACAGAAGAGCCGGCAAAAGCCGGGGATGAAAGCCTATGGGATGACGATGACCTTCCCGTTTTTGATTAG
- a CDS encoding TniB family NTP-binding protein, with product MSIPYSHIHDDYKHLLDLDAERRIASLDEDVWINYPKSDSVIQLLNRIINMPKKPRMQGLLIIGEAAIGKTSIVNRFAQMHPDVTFEDEDRITHVQRPVIQAVMQNSDERELYIAILETFLTPFRKNDTRLKLKYQAISLMRACHVKMLILDEIHNLLRGTPVQQRSIMDVLKNLSNELMIPIVGVGVHEAALVLGSEPQLASRFDIARLPLWDMDKNFRALLVAFEKRLPLKKPSHIDRKEKATLIYQYCQGNLGDLHRLLVECSKSAIERGLEEITVDLIKENQWVMRSNKQRAREIPL from the coding sequence GTGAGCATCCCATATTCCCATATCCATGACGATTATAAGCATCTACTTGATCTGGATGCAGAACGCCGCATTGCTTCACTTGATGAAGACGTATGGATCAATTACCCAAAAAGCGACAGCGTCATTCAATTGCTAAATAGAATCATCAATATGCCCAAAAAACCCAGGATGCAAGGGTTGTTGATAATTGGAGAAGCAGCTATTGGGAAGACGTCCATCGTCAATAGATTTGCCCAAATGCACCCGGATGTCACTTTTGAAGATGAGGACCGGATAACACATGTGCAACGGCCTGTCATACAGGCTGTAATGCAAAATTCGGATGAACGGGAACTTTACATTGCTATTCTGGAAACGTTCTTAACTCCATTTAGGAAAAACGATACACGCTTGAAGCTGAAATACCAGGCCATTTCTTTGATGCGTGCTTGCCATGTCAAGATGTTGATCCTGGATGAAATCCATAATTTACTACGCGGAACCCCGGTGCAGCAGAGAAGCATCATGGATGTCTTAAAAAACCTTAGCAACGAGCTGATGATACCCATTGTAGGTGTCGGCGTCCACGAAGCAGCACTTGTCTTGGGGTCGGAACCCCAACTCGCGAGCCGCTTCGACATTGCGAGATTGCCTCTGTGGGATATGGACAAAAACTTCAGAGCACTGCTTGTCGCTTTCGAAAAAAGGCTTCCTTTGAAGAAGCCTTCGCATATCGATAGGAAAGAAAAGGCAACACTGATATACCAGTATTGCCAGGGGAATTTGGGGGATCTGCACAGGCTTCTTGTGGAATGCAGTAAAAGCGCGATAGAACGGGGGCTCGAAGAGATCACTGTGGATCTCATTAAAGAAAATCAGTGGGTCATGCGTTCGAATAAACAAAGAGCACGCGAGATACCGCTTTGA
- a CDS encoding TniQ family protein: protein MRPKPWEDEILSSWLIRCSIMNGSDPTSFADAIWPKSRMWTKDMDRFLPEDKVYALSEATSLSPGEIVGMTLAGVIEKVTHLSRMKPTIAWPWVIPTGSRSRKRVNGLHFCPKCLGLSTVYFKKQWRLSWNVACPHHSILLHIHCPACHSVFSPQLVQYDDGDVSKCHMCGYDLKSTSSLPANEMALDLQEYLNAIAINDQYAKDVFPLLEGKTHLVFATVRLLMRFFRRADRCQAVQRVVGRLDGQEERRLKHAGNLLDMAGVDERHYLLTLVGKLCKMQHNDVLFILREEGVTRQMFERTKCELESTIDDIMGALKDNVRGEVHRKLSTRSLEPKSKREIEIKMDELRRYL from the coding sequence GTGCGGCCAAAACCCTGGGAGGATGAGATTCTGAGCTCTTGGTTGATTCGCTGTTCCATTATGAACGGGAGTGATCCCACCAGTTTTGCGGATGCGATTTGGCCGAAGTCCAGGATGTGGACCAAGGATATGGATCGATTCTTGCCGGAGGATAAAGTATATGCTTTGTCTGAAGCTACCTCGTTATCCCCTGGAGAGATCGTTGGGATGACACTGGCCGGCGTAATAGAAAAAGTAACCCACCTCTCCCGAATGAAACCAACCATAGCATGGCCATGGGTTATTCCAACTGGTAGCCGCAGCAGAAAACGAGTAAATGGTCTTCACTTTTGTCCAAAGTGTCTTGGACTTTCGACTGTCTATTTCAAGAAGCAGTGGCGCCTCTCATGGAACGTCGCCTGTCCTCATCACAGCATTCTGCTACATATTCATTGCCCTGCATGCCATTCCGTATTTTCCCCCCAGCTGGTGCAATATGATGATGGTGACGTCTCCAAGTGTCATATGTGTGGTTATGACTTGAAATCGACCAGCTCCTTGCCGGCAAACGAGATGGCTTTGGATCTACAGGAGTATCTCAATGCAATAGCTATAAATGATCAATATGCAAAAGATGTTTTTCCCTTGCTGGAGGGGAAAACACATTTGGTTTTTGCGACCGTGAGATTACTAATGCGTTTTTTTCGCAGAGCCGATCGTTGCCAGGCTGTTCAGAGGGTCGTGGGTAGGCTCGACGGGCAAGAAGAAAGGCGCTTGAAACATGCCGGCAATCTACTTGATATGGCTGGCGTAGATGAGCGGCACTACCTGTTGACTCTTGTCGGAAAGCTCTGCAAAATGCAGCATAACGATGTTCTTTTTATTTTACGCGAGGAAGGCGTAACGCGTCAAATGTTTGAAAGAACAAAGTGCGAGTTGGAATCGACGATAGACGACATAATGGGTGCTCTGAAAGACAACGTAAGAGGAGAAGTGCATCG